Part of the Maridesulfovibrio sp. genome, CTTCCTTTTATCACTTATTTTGTTCTTAAAAATGTTGTTACCACAGTAAAAGACTATTCACGTTATATAAAGTTGATGCTTATCGGTTATTCTGTACCCATTCTTGCGAGTACATTTCTTATTGTACAGGGGAAGGGGTTGTATAAGGTTTTATACTGGAACAATCTTTTTCGTTATAGCGGGGCATATGTAAATCCTCACAACCTTGCTCATTGCATGGCATTGTACTTGATGACTCTTATGATTTTTGCAGTGATATGTTCGCAGTATGATGACCTTGTGCCCATCTTAAAGCAGCGTCTTTTTTTTGTTTTTTCATGTATGATAAGTGTTTTTGCTCTTTACTGCCTGTATAAGAGTTATGTGCGGACCTGCTTTTTCGGTCTTCTGCTTTTTATTTATTACTATCTGTTCAGAGTTAATAAAAAGCTTCTTGCTTTTCTAAGTTTGATTATGGGTGTTGTGCTCATTCTTTCCGCTGCAGTGGTATATACTATCTTTTTTGATATGGTTGATGCAGTTAAGGGGCCGGATAAGTCCCAGTTCGGTTCAGGGCGTCCGATGATCTGGAAGCATAATATAGAGACATATGCCGCCCAGCCTCTGGACGGTATTCTGGCCGGAGTCGGAGTCGGCAGCGTTACTTCACATATTAACGAACGTCAAAAAGTCGGTGATGTTTTGAATAGCCATAATGACTTTCTTGACGTCCTGACTCAGACCGGACTGATCGGTTTTATCCTTTTTATTGTTTTTCAGTTATGTCTTCTTCAAAAAATACGATTGCTTGAGGGCAGGGAACGTTATGCTTTTCTTGCCCTTTTCCTCGCCGTGACTTTCATGAACTTTGTCAGCAACAGTTATGTCACCCGCTTTGGGTTGGGACAGATGTTTTATGCATTGCTGGCCTATATTGAGCTGCCGGAACATAAAATCCGTAGACAGCAAAAATTGGAAGCGCTGAGGCAGGAGACTGAACAGCGGCTATGATTAAGAGACGGCTTTTAACTAAGTTTTTTATTTCAAGCTGTTTGATGTTTCTGATCATGCTTTTTTCTGTTAATGAGTGGTAAAACAGGTAATTCCTGCAAGCCTTGCAGGATATAATGATTCGGGAGTGTAATAAGTGGCAGCCGTTTTAGCATTCATTTCTGTTATTGCAGCGTGGGGCATGCTGTTCTGGGATTCTTTTCCGCCTCTTTTCAGGAGATGGAACACCGATGATTATTCCTATTGCTGGCTGGTTGTCCCGCTTGCCCTTTATGTGGCGTGGCAACGTAGAGAATTGCTTCCGAAAGTTATTACGCCATCGTCGGGGTCCGGTTATATCGGGCTCCTGCTCAGTGGTCTTCTGTATTTTCTGGGAAAGGCCGCCGCTGTAGATGCTTTGGTTTTTGCTTCCATGTGGCTGACCGTAGTATCGCTGGTACTCTTTGTTTACGGTTGGCGTTCCATGAAGGCATTTTTATTTCCGTTGCTTGTGCTGGCCTTTGCTGTACCGCCGCCGCCGTTTATCAATCGTACACTTACTTTTAAACTGCGCCTTATTTCTTCCGACATCTCTGTGCGCATAATGCAGTTCATTGATATCCCCGTCTTCCGTGAGGGGAATGTTATTGATCTGGGCGTGATCCAATTGCATGTGGTCGATGCCTGCAGCGGCTTACGCTATGTTTTTCCCACCATTCTTCTGGGCATTTTGATGGGCTACTGGTTCAATTCGCGCACATGGCAGCGTGTGCTGGTTGTCCTTTCCACCGTACCTACTGCGATTTTCGCCAATGCGTTACGTATAGCCATCGTAGGTTATCTGGCGCGTAATGTTTCGGTGGAAACTGCTGAGAACTTTTTCCATGATGCGTCCGGTATTGTTATTTATCTGCTTTCAATAATTGTGCTCGCAACATGGAGCCTGTTGTTGAATCTGATTGGCGGGCGAAAGCCTGAGCAGAGGGCCGTTTCCCGGCCCGGTTATTACGGAGTTCCGACCGGCAGGGCTTTGCATGTCTTTCTAATGGCCGCAATTCTGGGGCTTTATTTCGCAGGTAATATGTACCTGTTTACCGGGAGGGTTATACCTCAGCGTGCAAGCTTTGATAATTTCCCGTTAGAGATCGGTGAATACGCTGGCAAAAAATATTTTTACGATGATGATATTCTTGAATCACTTGGTTCGGATGATTATCTCTCAGGAGTATTCAGGGATAAACAAACAGGCCGCGATATTTTAGTTTTGGTTACGTACTATGATTATCAGGAACCGCAGCGGGCGGTCCATAATCCGGTCAGTTGCCTTCTTGGTGGTGGGGGGTGGAGCCTTGCTTCCTCTCGTGATCTGCCAGCAGATCCGCAAAAGGGGCGTCCCTTTAAGGTGCGCAGATTGCTTATGGATAAGCCGGGGCAACGGTTATTGGCTTTTTACTGGTTTCAGCAGCGGGGAAGAGTTATAACTGACGAATACATGAATAAAGTTTATTTGGCAGTTGATTCCATAACTCGACAGCGCACTGACGGAGCTCTCATCAGGGTAGAGTTGCTGTTGAATGAAGATGAAAGCGTCGAGCATGGTCAGCAGATTCTTGAGAATTTTACTAAGAACTTAGCAATAGAACTCAAACCTTATATTCCTGAATAGTGTTTTTGAGTTGAATTTATAAATACGGGGAAATCAATGCGTAAGTATTTATTTGCGGTACTCCTGATAATTGTCACAGTCGGCCTCCTTGGAGGGTGTGAAAAGAGAAGGGATGACTTTTACCAGAAGGCAGTTGAATATTACAATAAAGGGATGATGACCGAGGCCGGACTTGAAATAAAGAATGCTCTTTCCATCGATCCCGAATGCGCTTCGTGTCGCTTACTATTTGGGAAGATTGCTTTGGAAAATGGAAACTTCCAAGGTGCTTTTATTAATTTCAGGTATGCCTCAGATCTTGATCCTACATTGATTGAAGCAAAGGTGGAGCTCAGCAAGCTTTATCTGCTGGCCCGTGAATATGATGATGCCGGTGATATGGCCCGTAAGGCTTTGAATCTGGATGCAGGAAATATTGAGGCCCGTTTGGTGCTGGCATCAGTTCTTGCTGAGAGCAAGAAATTCGCTGAAGCACAGAAAATGCTGGAAATTGCCTTAAACGAAGATCCCGGAAATCCTGATGTGTATCTTTCCATGAGCAGTGTCTTTATCAGGCAGGGCAACATGAAAGATGCTGAAGGTGCTTTACTTGAGGGGCTTAAGCGTATTCCCCAGAATACATCCCTGTTGATGAAGGTTGTTGCTTTTTACCGCCAGAACAATGAGCCGGACACTGCTTTGAAGTATGTCGAAAAACTTTTGCAGAGCAACAGTGCTGATCCTCGTACAAAAGTTTTTGCGGCTGAATTCTATTCTTCCATGGGTAATGATGCCAAGGCAGCCGAGTTGATGGCTGAAGTTGTTCATACTCATCCGGAAGAAGCAGAATATAGGGTGCTTTATTCGAGGGTGCTTAATTCCCAGAAAAAATTTGTTGAAACAGAAAAGGTCCTCAAGGAAGGGTTAGCGCTTGATAAGTCTTTATTGGCGATCAGGAGCTCTCTGTCGGGCCTTTACATGTCTCAGGGACGGCAGGAAGAAGCAGTAAAAATCTTGTTGGACGGTGTGGCTTTGGATCCTGAAGGGACAGAAAGTTCCGACTACGTTGTTTACCGCAAGCAACTTGCAACAATGTATTTGGACATGAATGAACCCAAAAAAGCCATTGAACAGCTTGATAAAGTAATTGAACTGAACTCCAAGGATTCCGAGGCGCATTATCTGCGTGGGCAGATTTACCTTTTTGAGGGACGCGGGAATCTGGCCGTATCTGAATTCCGCCAAGTCGTTCGGGATAATCCGGAAAGTGCGCCAGCATATGTTCTTCTGGCCCGTGCGCATTTGATTAATGGTGAAATTAATATCGCTATTGAGAACCTTAAGGAAGCAATTAACCTTGAGCCGGGTTATGCCCCTGCAAGGGAGGTTTTGATAAACACTTATCTCGACCGCAAAGATTGGCATCAGGCCATTCTTGAGTTGCAGCGTCTAAGGGAAAAAAGACCGGATGACATCCAGATTTTGGCCGCTATCGGTGATGTTTATGCCATTAAAGGGGATGCAAACCTTGCGAGTCGCACTTTTAATGAACTGAGCGATAAATTCCCTGATTCTCCTGTGGGAGAGATGAAACTGGCTGAGTTAGCCCGGTCTCTTGGAAAGAGTTCACTGGCGGAGCAACATTATACCAATGCGCTTAAAATTGCTCCGGATTCTCTTGCCGCTATTCAGGGGAAAGTTGATATTTTTATCCTTCAGCACAAGTATACTGCCGCGACTAATTTTTGCGAGAATCTGCTTGAAAAATTTCCCGATAATGCTCGTATTTATGAGCTTCTTGGGAAGGTTTATGCTGCCAGAGGTAATTTTCAGGCTGCTGAAACGAATTATTCAAGAGCGGTAACTCTTGCACCGGAATGGATGCTTCCGTATCTGCGTATCGGCGACCTCTACGTAAGGGATAAAAAGCTTAAAGAAGGGATAGCCAAGTTTAAGGAAGAAATAAAAAAGGATAGTGATAATCCCGGACCGCAGTTTCTGCTAGGTCTTCTTTATGAGCAGAATGGCGAATATGAGCAGTCTCGTGAAGTTTATTCAAAGCTTCTTGAACAGCATCCCGGATTCCAGTTGGCCGCTAACAATTTGGCTTATCTGCTGGCGACTAAGTTCTCTGACAATGGAGAATATATGGAACAGGCCCTTAAGCTGGCCCGGGTCGCGTCCAGCAGCCAGAGTCCGGAAGCTTTGGATACCCTTGGATACGTGCTCTACTTGAATGGTGAATACCAGCAGGCCCTGCACGTATTTAACTCCGCTTTGCAATTGTTACCGGATTTCTCAGCTGCACAATTCCACAAGGCCTTGGTTTATTCTCGCGAAGGGAAAAATGATGAGGCGAAGAAAGTCTTGAATAAGTTGCTGAAAAGCAAAGAAGATTTTCCAGAGCGTAAAGATGCTGTCAATCTGCTTGAGCGGCTTTAGAATGAATAAATATTGAAAAAATATGGAGGACGCTAAACTATGCTTCCTCCATATTTTTGTTTGATTATAGTTTGTTAGTATAAAATGATTTTGCTTTAGGGCAGGAGGAATGATGGACCGAAAGATCAGCATTTCGCCGCATATGTTTGAGCCGTTTCACAGGATTATTGACATAGGGGCGGGGATTTTTGTCCTTCTTGTTCTTTATAATATCTTTTCCCCGGAATCTTTTTCATCACGGGCTACCCATCTTGCATTGCTGGTTGCGGTTACTGCGGCATTGGGACTTATCGCTTTTCACATTGTAGGTGTTTATCGGGACTGGGCTGGTTCGGATATTTTGCAGGAATGCAACCGCATTATTGCCGCAGTTTTTTTTGTCTTCGGCGGTTTGTTGCTTTTGGGATATTCTTTTAAGGTTTCAAGCGTTTATTCAAGGCGGGTAGTCCTTGCAGCGATGCTTTTGTGGCCTGCTTTGCTTTGTCTGGAGCGTCTTATTATACGCAAGTTTGCTTCCAGTTTTTTTGCGGAGAATGTCACCGGGCGGAGGGCTATTATCGCCGGAAGCGGAAAGCTTGCCAATTCTCTGGATACCTGGGTGAAGGATAATCCCTGGGCCGGCATCAGGATAATGGCTTTCTTTGATTCTACTGCTCCTGATTGCAGTGGTACAAACCCTTGTGCCGGAGAGCTGGATGACCTGCCTGATTATGTAAAGAAAAACAATATCCAGCTTGTTTTTCTGGCTTTGCCCATGCGCGATGAAGATATGCTCAATAAGCTTATGCTTGGGCTGGAAGATACCACGGCTCAAATTTATTTTTTCCCGGATATGACTATTTTTAAATATCTCATGGGCGGGGATGTGGCTCATGTTGCCGGGCAAACCGCAATTGTTCTCCGGAGTTCTCCGTTTGAAGGAATGAACGGTTTCGCCAAGCGTATGGAAGATTTAATTGTTTCCGGTTTGATCTTGGTTATTATTTCTCCTTTTATGCTTTTGATTGCATTGGGGATTAAGTTAACTTCCAAAGGACCGGTATTTTTCCGGCAATGGCGTTACGGATTGGAGGGAGAGCCTTTTCAGATTTATAAATTCAGAACGATGAAGGTTCTGGAAGACGGGTATGATTTTACTCCCGCAACAAAGAAAGATCCACGAATTACCCGGTTCGGAATGTTCCTGCGTAAAAACAGCCTTGATGAATTGCCTCAGTTTTTCAATGTGCTTGACGGGACGATGTCTATAGTTGGCCCAAGGCCGCATGCTGTTAAAATGAATGAAGATTACCGCAAACATATTCCCGGTTATATGCTGCGTCATATTTCAAAGCCGGGTATTACCGGACTGGCTCAGGTTAATGGATACAAAGGTGAAGTCAAAACTGACGAGGATATGCAGAAACGCATTTCCTTTGACATTGAATATCTTCAAAACTGGTCTGTGCTTATGGACTTGAAGATAATTTTTAAGACTGTCTTCAGTTTTGCATGGAGACAGTGACTCTACATGTCTGAAAAATGACCTAAGAGTTTAATTTTATTAAATAAGAATTTTTTAATTGTCAGGGAGGCGGCGTGAAGGGTTTAAAATTATTTGTTTTGTTTATGTTTGTCATTTTATTTGCATCGGCCCCCCGGGGAGCTTCTGCCCAACTGACTGTAAACAATGAATACAGGCTTGGTCCTGAGGATGTCATTGAAATCTCAGTCTGGGGTGACAAAGAACTTGCCAGAGAGGTTGTAGTAAGACCGGACGGCGGCGTTTCTTTTCCTCTGGCCGGGGACTTGAAGGCCGGAGGTTTAACCGTTAATGAACTCCGCGAAAAGCTGAAAGCGCGGATTTCGGAGTTTGTTCCCGATGCCCCGGTAACGGTAATCCTGCGCAAGGTTGAGCACCCCAAGGTTTATGTCATGGGAAAGGTTAATAACCCCAAAGTTCTGGTGATGGGACAGGATATTACAGTGGTTCAGGCGCTGGCGATGTCCGGGGGATTAAGTCCTTTTGCCGAAAGCGGCAGCATTATCATTGTCCGCAAGAATAAGGACGGCTCACAGAAAGTTTTTCCTTTTGATTATGACCAATTGGCTGATGGGGAGAATTTGAAGCAGAATATCCTCTTGCAACCGGGCGATACTATTATTGTACCTTAGGATATGTCTGTTTTAATTGATTTTGACAGGGGAGTCAGATGTCAGGACCGGTACGCAGAATTTTTCGCGCTGTGATATTCAGCCTTGTGCTGGTGCCGGTTTGCGTCGTTTTAGCAGGAGAGGGCGGAGTTTCCTGGAGGGTGCGTGTTCCAGTTATTCAGCCTTTGGACAGTTGGTCCGGCAAAGCGGAAACCGGCTCTGCAATTTTTGTGGCGGATCTGAAGCGTCCGGTAAACGATGTGACTCTGATGGCTGATCCTTTCGAACCTGTTGGGGAGCAGGGGGCAAAAGTCAGGGCCGTTGTTCCTGATGAAATTGTGCAACAGCGTGTTGCTGTCCGTGCCTCAGCTGAAAACAGCGTATCGGTTTCAAACTCACATTCAGATTCCGCTTCGGTCCTGCTGGCATCTTCTGATGTAAGCGTGAGTAAGAAAACAGCCGTAAGCGCAAAAGAAGATCTGCCGGAAGAGCAGCAAAGTTCCGGGGGCAGTTCTGTTTCACTTATCCCTTCAGAAAATGCACGCCAAAAGGAAGCCGTTGCTTCCGGCGATAGCGGATTTTTTACGACTCCGAAGCGCGCGGCAGGTTTGTCCGGTAAAGTGGTTAAGATCAAACCGGTACTCAGGATGCGGGAAATGTACGACAGCAATGTGGATTACAAAAAGTTTGATGACTTTATTGCTGAGATTACCCCTGCCCTGAAGGTTGATATCTATGATGAAGATATGCAGGTTAATTTCAGGGGAGACTTCATTTACAAGGATTATCTGAACCATGATGAGCTGGACCGGTATGACTACAATCTGGATCTTTCCGGTAAATACAGTTTCAGCCCTGATCTTCAGGGTGCATTGGCAGTTAACCACAAGCGTTACCACAATCTTGATCAAAACACGTATGAATCCGGCGGTGTCGATATTGACCCGACTGTGATTTTAAAGACCTCTGCCACTCCATCACTCACATGGCGCATGGGTGAAAAGGATAATCTGGTAATCAGTAATTATATTGATAAGACCAACTATGAGCGTAAGAGCGATTCTGATTACCTGACCAATGTGCTTAGCTTTATCTGGGGCCATGCTCTGGATAATGAACGGACAACTTTATATGTCGGTGAAATGAATACTTTTACTCATTTCAGCCGCGAGATTGACGATTTTAAGAGTGATCAGATTTCCTTTCAGGGCATAGTTGGTATTGACCACCAGTTTACCGAGGGCTGGAAGCTTTCAGTAAAGGGGGGACCGGGAATTACTTCTTCCAATTATTCAAGCGACACAATTACCGGGGACAGCCTTGATTTTCTCTACCAGTTCCGTGCTGAGTTGGGATATCGTGAACTGGAGTTCAGCGTTGTTCCGGCCATT contains:
- a CDS encoding O-antigen ligase family protein, producing MTSLLILFFFFRPIMFVEIGWLVFSLNVTEVFAIFASGILIVAFIMRAIVTKKINISIVDFFLFSFVFWVWFVYLLYLDHSNVKDAAKFVLPFITYFVLKNVVTTVKDYSRYIKLMLIGYSVPILASTFLIVQGKGLYKVLYWNNLFRYSGAYVNPHNLAHCMALYLMTLMIFAVICSQYDDLVPILKQRLFFVFSCMISVFALYCLYKSYVRTCFFGLLLFIYYYLFRVNKKLLAFLSLIMGVVLILSAAVVYTIFFDMVDAVKGPDKSQFGSGRPMIWKHNIETYAAQPLDGILAGVGVGSVTSHINERQKVGDVLNSHNDFLDVLTQTGLIGFILFIVFQLCLLQKIRLLEGRERYAFLALFLAVTFMNFVSNSYVTRFGLGQMFYALLAYIELPEHKIRRQQKLEALRQETEQRL
- the xrtD gene encoding VPLPA-CTERM-specific exosortase XrtD, whose translation is MAAVLAFISVIAAWGMLFWDSFPPLFRRWNTDDYSYCWLVVPLALYVAWQRRELLPKVITPSSGSGYIGLLLSGLLYFLGKAAAVDALVFASMWLTVVSLVLFVYGWRSMKAFLFPLLVLAFAVPPPPFINRTLTFKLRLISSDISVRIMQFIDIPVFREGNVIDLGVIQLHVVDACSGLRYVFPTILLGILMGYWFNSRTWQRVLVVLSTVPTAIFANALRIAIVGYLARNVSVETAENFFHDASGIVIYLLSIIVLATWSLLLNLIGGRKPEQRAVSRPGYYGVPTGRALHVFLMAAILGLYFAGNMYLFTGRVIPQRASFDNFPLEIGEYAGKKYFYDDDILESLGSDDYLSGVFRDKQTGRDILVLVTYYDYQEPQRAVHNPVSCLLGGGGWSLASSRDLPADPQKGRPFKVRRLLMDKPGQRLLAFYWFQQRGRVITDEYMNKVYLAVDSITRQRTDGALIRVELLLNEDESVEHGQQILENFTKNLAIELKPYIPE
- a CDS encoding tetratricopeptide repeat protein; protein product: MRKYLFAVLLIIVTVGLLGGCEKRRDDFYQKAVEYYNKGMMTEAGLEIKNALSIDPECASCRLLFGKIALENGNFQGAFINFRYASDLDPTLIEAKVELSKLYLLAREYDDAGDMARKALNLDAGNIEARLVLASVLAESKKFAEAQKMLEIALNEDPGNPDVYLSMSSVFIRQGNMKDAEGALLEGLKRIPQNTSLLMKVVAFYRQNNEPDTALKYVEKLLQSNSADPRTKVFAAEFYSSMGNDAKAAELMAEVVHTHPEEAEYRVLYSRVLNSQKKFVETEKVLKEGLALDKSLLAIRSSLSGLYMSQGRQEEAVKILLDGVALDPEGTESSDYVVYRKQLATMYLDMNEPKKAIEQLDKVIELNSKDSEAHYLRGQIYLFEGRGNLAVSEFRQVVRDNPESAPAYVLLARAHLINGEINIAIENLKEAINLEPGYAPAREVLINTYLDRKDWHQAILELQRLREKRPDDIQILAAIGDVYAIKGDANLASRTFNELSDKFPDSPVGEMKLAELARSLGKSSLAEQHYTNALKIAPDSLAAIQGKVDIFILQHKYTAATNFCENLLEKFPDNARIYELLGKVYAARGNFQAAETNYSRAVTLAPEWMLPYLRIGDLYVRDKKLKEGIAKFKEEIKKDSDNPGPQFLLGLLYEQNGEYEQSREVYSKLLEQHPGFQLAANNLAYLLATKFSDNGEYMEQALKLARVASSSQSPEALDTLGYVLYLNGEYQQALHVFNSALQLLPDFSAAQFHKALVYSREGKNDEAKKVLNKLLKSKEDFPERKDAVNLLERL
- a CDS encoding undecaprenyl-phosphate glucose phosphotransferase; this translates as MMDRKISISPHMFEPFHRIIDIGAGIFVLLVLYNIFSPESFSSRATHLALLVAVTAALGLIAFHIVGVYRDWAGSDILQECNRIIAAVFFVFGGLLLLGYSFKVSSVYSRRVVLAAMLLWPALLCLERLIIRKFASSFFAENVTGRRAIIAGSGKLANSLDTWVKDNPWAGIRIMAFFDSTAPDCSGTNPCAGELDDLPDYVKKNNIQLVFLALPMRDEDMLNKLMLGLEDTTAQIYFFPDMTIFKYLMGGDVAHVAGQTAIVLRSSPFEGMNGFAKRMEDLIVSGLILVIISPFMLLIALGIKLTSKGPVFFRQWRYGLEGEPFQIYKFRTMKVLEDGYDFTPATKKDPRITRFGMFLRKNSLDELPQFFNVLDGTMSIVGPRPHAVKMNEDYRKHIPGYMLRHISKPGITGLAQVNGYKGEVKTDEDMQKRISFDIEYLQNWSVLMDLKIIFKTVFSFAWRQ
- a CDS encoding polysaccharide biosynthesis/export family protein; translated protein: MKGLKLFVLFMFVILFASAPRGASAQLTVNNEYRLGPEDVIEISVWGDKELAREVVVRPDGGVSFPLAGDLKAGGLTVNELREKLKARISEFVPDAPVTVILRKVEHPKVYVMGKVNNPKVLVMGQDITVVQALAMSGGLSPFAESGSIIIVRKNKDGSQKVFPFDYDQLADGENLKQNILLQPGDTIIVP